In Aequorivita sp. H23M31, a single window of DNA contains:
- a CDS encoding ribbon-helix-helix domain-containing protein: protein MTRQSISFTKPNDEWLKSQVDSNEYASKSELVNDLIRQARNQQAQINWIKAKLETAENNGFTNESKEEILAQSKSLLNG, encoded by the coding sequence ATGACAAGGCAAAGTATATCCTTCACAAAACCAAATGATGAATGGTTAAAGAGTCAGGTTGATAGCAATGAATACGCTAGCAAAAGTGAACTCGTCAACGATTTAATTAGACAGGCAAGAAACCAGCAAGCCCAGATTAATTGGATTAAAGCAAAATTAGAGACCGCGGAGAATAATGGTTTCACCAATGAGAGCAAGGAAGAAATTTTAGCACAATCGAAGTCATTGCTCAATGGCTAA
- a CDS encoding cupin-like domain-containing protein, which translates to MQLQKIDRVKTITKEDFLNKYFKPQKPLVIENSMEDWPAFNKWNLDYMAEVAGEKDVPLYDNRPVSHKDGFNEPHATMKMREYVALLKKEPTKYRIFLWNILKEVPQLQNDFFYPDFGLKLMKGLPMLFFGGEDSYTFMHYDIDLANIFHFHFHGKKRVILFDQNQNDYLYKIPHSLITREDIDFNNPDYDQWPALKKAEGYEAYLEHGNMLYMPEGYWHYMRYVTPGFSMSLRAIARNPTNLAKAVYNIAIMRYLDQAMRKMKGQKWIDWKNDQAVIRTNRAL; encoded by the coding sequence ATGCAGCTACAGAAAATAGATAGGGTAAAAACCATTACCAAAGAAGATTTTCTAAATAAGTATTTCAAGCCCCAAAAACCTCTCGTAATTGAAAATTCCATGGAGGATTGGCCAGCATTTAATAAATGGAACCTGGATTATATGGCCGAAGTTGCTGGGGAAAAGGACGTCCCCCTATATGATAATAGACCGGTAAGCCATAAGGATGGTTTTAATGAGCCCCACGCAACCATGAAAATGAGGGAATATGTGGCACTGCTCAAAAAAGAACCCACGAAATACCGAATTTTTCTTTGGAATATTTTAAAGGAAGTCCCCCAGCTACAAAATGACTTCTTCTATCCTGATTTTGGTCTAAAATTGATGAAAGGGTTGCCCATGCTTTTTTTTGGTGGAGAAGATTCTTATACATTTATGCATTACGATATAGATCTGGCCAATATATTTCATTTTCATTTTCATGGTAAAAAGAGGGTTATTCTGTTCGATCAAAATCAAAACGATTATTTATATAAAATCCCCCATTCTCTTATCACTAGGGAAGATATAGATTTCAATAATCCAGATTATGACCAATGGCCGGCCTTGAAAAAAGCAGAGGGTTATGAGGCTTACTTGGAACATGGCAATATGCTTTATATGCCCGAGGGATATTGGCACTACATGCGCTATGTTACCCCTGGATTTTCAATGAGCTTGCGAGCCATCGCAAGAAACCCTACAAACCTTGCCAAAGCAGTTTACAATATTGCCATTATGCGATATTTGGATCAGGCTATGCGAAAAATGAAGGGTCAAAAATGGATCGATTGGAAAAATGATCAGGCGGTCATTCGCACCAACCGAGCGCTTTAA
- a CDS encoding type II toxin-antitoxin system RelE/ParE family toxin produces MANYRLSNTAKEDLIRIHHYGVRKFGIDQADKYYNSFFEYFEVIAQNPYSFQSVDFIKEGYRRCVCGSDSIYYRINNNLVEIMAIIGRQDVNNLL; encoded by the coding sequence ATGGCTAATTACAGATTAAGTAATACTGCTAAAGAAGATTTAATACGAATTCATCATTACGGAGTACGCAAATTTGGAATTGATCAAGCAGACAAATACTATAATTCCTTTTTTGAATATTTTGAAGTTATTGCCCAAAACCCGTATTCATTTCAATCGGTCGATTTTATAAAAGAGGGCTACAGACGTTGTGTATGTGGTTCGGATAGTATTTATTATAGAATAAATAATAACCTAGTTGAAATAATGGCTATTATTGGAAGACAAGATGTAAACAATTTACTTTAA
- a CDS encoding regulatory protein RecX produces the protein MNTRKTYTVEEATKRMERYCTYQERCHKEVNQKLYEMRMIPQARDQIIHHLLQHNFLNETRFAQAFARGKFRAKKWGKQRIVNELKIREISKFNIQIALKEIPDSEYYKTFEELAEKRMDQLISEKDLQKKRKKLADYLFYRGWESDLVYGKVKEI, from the coding sequence TTGAACACCCGCAAAACATACACCGTAGAAGAGGCAACAAAAAGGATGGAACGCTACTGCACCTATCAGGAACGTTGCCATAAGGAGGTGAACCAAAAACTCTATGAAATGCGAATGATTCCACAAGCTAGAGATCAGATAATCCATCATTTGCTGCAACACAATTTTTTAAATGAAACACGATTCGCTCAAGCTTTTGCACGAGGAAAATTTAGGGCCAAAAAATGGGGGAAACAACGAATTGTAAATGAGTTGAAAATTAGGGAAATCTCAAAATTCAATATTCAGATTGCCTTAAAAGAAATACCGGATTCAGAATACTACAAAACCTTCGAAGAGCTAGCGGAAAAACGAATGGACCAATTAATTTCTGAAAAAGATCTTCAGAAGAAAAGAAAAAAACTAGCAGATTATCTTTTTTACCGTGGGTGGGAGAGTGATTTGGTTTATGGGAAGGTTAAGGAGATTTGA
- a CDS encoding DUF6646 family protein, with the protein MKTLLTLLAILSLQLSFAQAYHGKGDVKFQVGTNLQDNGAGIMASLDFGLGENISVGVASVYLLGVQKVTNEDGKEVPFAPFKDRFDLKARFNANLGNVLNIDDNFDVYPGLYVSLKNFGAHLGARYFFSQGFGLFTELNLPISKYNTGTLTQAEKLHNQFSANVGVSFCI; encoded by the coding sequence ATGAAAACCCTCCTTACGCTACTGGCAATTCTTTCTTTACAACTCTCCTTTGCACAAGCATATCATGGCAAGGGAGATGTAAAATTTCAGGTGGGTACTAACCTTCAAGATAATGGTGCCGGAATAATGGCCAGCTTAGACTTTGGCCTTGGGGAAAATATATCGGTAGGTGTTGCATCGGTCTATCTTTTAGGAGTTCAGAAAGTCACAAATGAGGATGGGAAGGAAGTTCCCTTTGCCCCTTTTAAGGATCGTTTTGATTTAAAGGCCCGCTTTAATGCCAATCTAGGAAATGTGCTAAATATTGATGACAACTTTGATGTCTACCCAGGTCTATATGTAAGTTTAAAAAACTTTGGAGCCCATTTGGGTGCCCGCTATTTCTTTTCCCAGGGTTTCGGGCTTTTTACAGAACTGAATCTTCCAATTTCCAAATACAATACTGGCACACTCACCCAAGCAGAGAAATTGCACAATCAGTTTTCTGCAAACGTTGGAGTTTCCTTTTGTATATAG